From the genome of Methanoregula boonei 6A8:
GGGCAGGCCGTCGGTCGCCGGCACGCGGGATGAGAAGAATGCTGCAAACGGAAGGGCGACCACAAACCCGAGCAGGAAGCCCTTGGTGGAAAAGTCCTTTGCCGGGATCCATGGGAGCAGGGCCGGGAAGAGGACGGTGCCGGCAAGGACTGCTGCCACTGCGGCAAGCGCTGCAATGGGACCGGCAAGGAAGAAGAGGACAAGTGCGGCAATCACCATCGGGAGCGCAGCAAAAACAAACTCTACCGGCGTAAGCACGAGCCGGTCCCGGAGGGTAAACTCCACCCTCCTCATCGCCGGGGTTGCCATGCGTGTCCGGAGATATTCCGGGAGATCGCGTGCCCGGACCGGGCCGTACTCCACATGGAACCCGGTGAATTTTTGCACATCGTGGGCCGAGACCCCGGGAGCGCCAAGCTGGGGGAGAACGAGCGTCCGGTGGCTGACAACCGATGCAAGGCCGGTCAGTGCAATCCGGCGGATGAGTTCCCCGGTCCCAAAAGTCCCTTTCCCGGCAGCGCACCAGACATTTACGCCTTTTGTATCAAGGACAAGGATCCAGGCATCGGTCCTGCCAAGAGCGGACCGGACCGCATCGAAGCTGAGCGTATAGTTTGCAGTCACTATCACCGGGGATTCCGGGGTGGCAAGCCCCAGCTTGTACAGGCCGGGCTGTACAATGTGGCCCATCCGGTGTACGCCCCAGCGTGCCTTGAAGTGGTCCCACCGGTCGGCAAAGGTGATCGCCGGGCTTGCGTACAGGAATTCCTGTACTCCCCCGGGAACCTGCGGTGAGCAATCGCACGAACAGTGTCCTTTTGCCATAGTGTCCGCCCATTTCAAATTTTATTGAAATATCATGGGCAGGAGAGGATTATATACCTTGGCATTTCAGATTAATTTGAAATGATTAAGCGTGCGGGCGGGTGCAGCAGAAGAACAGGGCCGGGGAACGACCGGGAACTCCGGGAGATCCCGGAACCCGTCAGGGAAGAACTCGACCGTCTCGGCGGGCCTGCTGCCCTCAAAAAGAAGATACCTGCACAAAAGGAACTGGACAAACAAAGCGCTCTCCACCATGCCCTTGCAGACCCTATCCGGCTGACAATCCTTTATCTTGTCCGCGACCAGCCGCTCTGTGTCTGTGTCATAATCTGGTATCTCAAAATTTCAGGACCAAAACTCTCCTACCATCTCAATATCCTCAAAGAGTGCGGGCTCATCGAAGGCGTCCCTCACGGGAACTGGATTATTTATTCGCTGACCGGTGCCGGCCGGGAATGTATCCGGTAACCCCGGCAGGAGCCCGGTCATGCTCTGTCTTTTGGCCCGGTAGCGGCAGCTGCTGCGACTGCACCTGCAAATTACGTAAAGACGCTGACGAGTGCAATGACAAACAGTACCCCGCAAAGGCCCAGGAGTAACCAG
Proteins encoded in this window:
- the hgcA gene encoding mercury methylation corrinoid protein HgcA is translated as MAKGHCSCDCSPQVPGGVQEFLYASPAITFADRWDHFKARWGVHRMGHIVQPGLYKLGLATPESPVIVTANYTLSFDAVRSALGRTDAWILVLDTKGVNVWCAAGKGTFGTGELIRRIALTGLASVVSHRTLVLPQLGAPGVSAHDVQKFTGFHVEYGPVRARDLPEYLRTRMATPAMRRVEFTLRDRLVLTPVEFVFAALPMVIAALVLFFLAGPIAALAAVAAVLAGTVLFPALLPWIPAKDFSTKGFLLGFVVALPFAAFFSSRVPATDGLPVIAGLIPLFLFSAIVGYLALNFTGSTTFTSRTGVKKEIFRYVPVMALLAGLGIACWAVAGLLLYLGAGHA
- a CDS encoding ArsR/SmtB family transcription factor — translated: MIKRAGGCSRRTGPGNDRELREIPEPVREELDRLGGPAALKKKIPAQKELDKQSALHHALADPIRLTILYLVRDQPLCVCVIIWYLKISGPKLSYHLNILKECGLIEGVPHGNWIIYSLTGAGRECIR